A window of Aeromicrobium sp. Root236 contains these coding sequences:
- a CDS encoding YdeI/OmpD-associated family protein yields the protein MEFHSTVELGGKTATGIEVPADVVETLGGGKRPPVTVTIAGHTYRTTIAPMGGRFMIPLSAENRSAAGVGAGDEVDVEIALDTAPREMKAPDDLAEALRASPEAEAFFESLSFSHKRSYVDWIVAAKKDETRQRRVTQAVELLLTKRKQR from the coding sequence ATGGAGTTCCACAGCACGGTCGAGCTCGGCGGCAAGACCGCAACAGGCATCGAGGTGCCCGCTGACGTGGTCGAGACACTCGGCGGCGGCAAGCGGCCGCCGGTCACGGTGACGATCGCCGGCCACACGTACCGCACCACCATCGCGCCGATGGGCGGCCGGTTCATGATCCCGCTCAGCGCCGAGAACCGGTCGGCCGCCGGAGTGGGCGCCGGCGACGAGGTCGATGTCGAGATCGCCCTCGACACCGCGCCACGGGAGATGAAGGCCCCCGACGACCTCGCCGAGGCGCTGCGCGCGTCGCCCGAGGCAGAAGCGTTCTTCGAGTCGCTCTCGTTCAGCCACAAGCGCAGCTACGTCGACTGGATCGTCGCCGCCAAGAAGGACGAGACCCGGCAACGCCGCGTCACGCAGGCGGTCGAGCTGCTGCTCACGAAGCGCAAGCAGCGCTGA
- a CDS encoding MFS transporter — translation MTRGAKVKANPEQRAWFFYDWANSAYITTIGTVLYAPYLTSVAERAACGFVGDDDRKCVENLSVLGLSVSAGSLVFYVVTLATVISAFVLPIVGAIADRVESKKTLMAGLAWSGAAVAALMFFVTGTNWQLGAGLLVVANLFYASSIVVYDAILIEIAEPDERDRISSRGWALGYLGGGLLLAVNLALVTLTPFGLSTELAVRISLLSAAIWWAYFTLIPYRGIKDRAPRGVVPVEGTSLMQRSFGQLFRTLRELRNYPQTLLFLVAYLFYNDGIQTVIYSASVYGDKQLGFETSTLIATILIVQFVGVVGALVFGRLAARIGSHRTILYGLGIWILVVCFGYFLPADRIVPFLVLAVAIGLVLGGTQALSRAFFSQLIPRGREAEYFSLYQACERGTSWLGTLVFGVVHQLTDSYRPAILALIIFFVVGGGLLWKLDARQGIVEAGNQAPAIV, via the coding sequence ATGACCCGAGGTGCCAAGGTCAAGGCCAATCCGGAGCAGAGGGCGTGGTTCTTCTACGACTGGGCCAACTCGGCGTACATCACGACGATCGGCACGGTGCTCTACGCGCCCTACCTGACGAGTGTCGCCGAGCGGGCGGCGTGCGGGTTCGTCGGCGACGACGACCGCAAGTGCGTCGAGAACCTCTCGGTCCTCGGCCTGTCGGTGTCGGCCGGCTCACTGGTGTTCTACGTCGTCACGCTGGCCACGGTCATCTCGGCGTTCGTGCTGCCGATCGTGGGGGCGATCGCCGACCGGGTGGAGTCCAAGAAGACGCTGATGGCCGGGCTCGCCTGGTCGGGTGCGGCCGTCGCGGCGCTGATGTTCTTCGTGACGGGCACGAACTGGCAGCTCGGCGCCGGTCTGCTCGTCGTGGCCAACCTGTTCTACGCCTCGTCGATCGTGGTCTACGACGCGATCCTGATCGAGATCGCCGAGCCGGACGAGCGTGATCGGATCTCCTCGCGCGGCTGGGCGCTGGGCTATCTCGGCGGCGGGCTCCTGCTGGCGGTCAACCTCGCCCTCGTGACGCTCACGCCGTTCGGCCTGTCGACGGAGCTGGCGGTGCGCATCAGCCTGCTGTCAGCGGCGATCTGGTGGGCGTACTTCACGCTGATCCCCTATCGCGGCATCAAGGACCGGGCGCCGCGTGGTGTGGTCCCGGTCGAGGGCACGTCGTTGATGCAACGCAGCTTCGGGCAGCTGTTCCGTACGCTGCGGGAGCTCCGCAACTATCCGCAGACGTTGCTGTTCCTCGTCGCGTACCTGTTCTACAACGACGGCATCCAGACCGTGATCTACTCGGCGTCGGTCTACGGCGACAAGCAGCTGGGGTTCGAGACCAGCACGCTCATCGCGACGATCCTGATCGTGCAGTTCGTCGGCGTGGTCGGCGCGCTCGTGTTCGGCCGCCTCGCGGCGCGGATCGGCAGCCATCGCACGATCCTGTACGGCCTCGGCATCTGGATCCTCGTCGTCTGCTTCGGCTACTTCCTGCCGGCGGACCGGATCGTCCCGTTCCTCGTGCTCGCGGTGGCGATCGGGCTCGTCCTGGGCGGCACCCAGGCGTTGTCGCGGGCGTTCTTCTCCCAGCTCATCCCCCGTGGCCGTGAGGCGGAGTACTTCAGCCTCTACCAGGCGTGCGAGCGCGGCACGAGCTGGCTCGGGACACTCGTCTTCGGTGTCGTGCACCAGCTGACCGACTCGTACCGGCCGGCCATCCTCGCCCTCATCATCTTCTTCGTGGTCGGCGGCGGGCTGCTGTGGAAGCTCGACGCCCGGCAAGGCATCGTCGAGGCCGGAAATCAGGCTCCTGCGATCGTGTGA
- a CDS encoding LpqN/LpqT family lipoprotein — MKPTRRLAAAGIALAVSLALAACGGSDEPKKDPAPTKSSAKPSPSATASALTLPEYIKQVGATEKVLTREDSDGVTVDLPVPDGWETTKDYGDAGSYGAIVYTDAADPANPPHVLALFSKLEGDVEADKILEYAPQELRNLDGFKELSPASPSKLGGYDAVQYGGTVDVKGKAMLIAQKTVVVPAASGGLYVLQLNAYATQDEADVLTAVMNDIDSSTSIS; from the coding sequence ATGAAGCCCACCCGCCGTCTCGCCGCCGCAGGCATCGCCCTCGCCGTCTCCCTCGCCCTCGCGGCTTGTGGCGGCAGCGATGAGCCCAAGAAGGATCCTGCGCCGACGAAGTCGAGCGCCAAGCCGTCGCCGAGCGCGACGGCGTCGGCGTTGACCCTCCCGGAGTACATCAAGCAGGTCGGCGCCACGGAGAAGGTCCTGACTCGCGAGGACAGCGACGGCGTCACGGTCGACCTGCCGGTGCCCGACGGCTGGGAGACGACCAAGGACTACGGGGACGCTGGTTCGTACGGCGCGATCGTCTACACGGACGCAGCCGACCCGGCGAACCCGCCACACGTGCTGGCGCTGTTCTCCAAGCTCGAGGGCGACGTCGAGGCCGACAAGATCCTGGAGTACGCCCCGCAGGAGCTGAGGAACCTCGACGGCTTCAAGGAGCTGTCGCCGGCCAGCCCCAGCAAGCTGGGTGGTTATGACGCCGTGCAGTACGGCGGGACGGTCGACGTCAAGGGCAAGGCGATGCTGATCGCTCAGAAGACCGTGGTGGTGCCGGCTGCGTCCGGCGGTCTCTACGTCCTGCAGCTCAACGCGTACGCGACGCAGGACGAGGCCGACGTCCTGACCGCCGTGATGAACGACATCGACAGCTCGACGAGCATCTCGTGA
- a CDS encoding DUF2630 family protein produces the protein MTTDQGIHEHISALVAEEKALREQLSKHEVTPAEEHARLQKLEVELDQAWDLLRQRNAKRQYGESPDDAAERSPDVVEKYLG, from the coding sequence ATGACCACAGACCAGGGCATCCACGAGCACATCTCGGCACTCGTCGCCGAGGAGAAGGCGCTGCGTGAGCAGCTCAGCAAGCATGAGGTGACGCCGGCCGAGGAGCACGCCCGGCTGCAGAAGCTCGAGGTCGAGCTCGACCAGGCGTGGGACCTGCTCCGCCAGCGCAACGCCAAGCGCCAGTACGGCGAGTCGCCCGACGACGCTGCGGAGCGTTCGCCGGACGTCGTCGAGAAGTATCTCGGCTGA
- a CDS encoding sigma-70 family RNA polymerase sigma factor, with translation MSDTEFLAERFEQNRDHLRAVAYRMLGSLTDAEDAVQESWIRLSRVDADEIDNLGGWLTTVVGRVCLDMLRSRKTRSEQPLDVRPNDPAGSPDTRIDPEYEAELVDSVGLAMLVVLEKLTPAERLAFVLHDMFAVPFDDIAAMIGRTPDAARQLASRGRRRVQGSDPLTGTPLPQQREIVDAFLTAARGGDFEALVTVLDPDVILRADTGHGPPVLVRGARNVASGAISFRTPGRQSLPVLIDGVVGMAGVEDGRVISVLRPTFADGRIATIDITADPEQAAAVELEFLD, from the coding sequence ATGTCAGACACCGAGTTCCTGGCGGAGCGCTTCGAGCAGAACCGGGATCACCTGCGTGCCGTGGCCTATCGCATGCTGGGGTCCCTGACGGATGCCGAGGACGCGGTCCAGGAGTCCTGGATCCGCCTGAGCCGCGTGGACGCCGACGAGATCGACAACCTCGGCGGCTGGCTGACGACCGTCGTCGGACGGGTCTGCCTCGACATGCTGCGGTCGCGCAAGACCCGCAGTGAGCAGCCGCTCGACGTACGCCCGAACGACCCGGCCGGCTCACCCGACACCCGCATCGACCCGGAGTACGAGGCAGAGCTCGTCGACTCGGTGGGCCTGGCGATGCTCGTGGTGCTGGAGAAGCTCACCCCCGCCGAACGGCTCGCGTTCGTCCTGCACGACATGTTCGCGGTGCCGTTCGACGACATCGCAGCCATGATCGGACGCACTCCCGACGCCGCTCGGCAACTGGCCAGCCGCGGCCGTCGCCGCGTGCAGGGATCCGATCCGCTGACCGGCACGCCGCTGCCTCAGCAGCGCGAGATCGTCGACGCGTTCCTCACGGCAGCTCGAGGTGGAGACTTCGAGGCACTGGTCACGGTCCTGGACCCAGACGTCATCCTGCGCGCCGACACGGGACACGGACCGCCGGTGCTCGTGCGCGGTGCGCGCAACGTCGCCAGCGGTGCGATCTCCTTCCGCACGCCGGGACGTCAGAGCCTCCCGGTGCTCATCGACGGTGTCGTGGGCATGGCCGGGGTCGAGGACGGACGGGTCATCTCGGTGCTCCGGCCGACCTTCGCCGACGGCCGGATCGCCACGATCGACATCACGGCAGACCCGGAGCAGGCGGCTGCGGTGGAGCTGGAGTTCCTCGACTGA
- a CDS encoding MBL fold metallo-hydrolase encodes MQITRFGHATVLVESADARILIDPGAFSPDTPFELEGLDAIVVTHQHLDHIDQNRVPGLIERNPDALLLCDPETAAVLDFGDWRQNGDGVQTEVKGVTVRGVGAQHAVIVPELPRVANVGVTVSAPGEPTLFHPGDTYAYAPEGVDVLAVPLSAPWAKVSETVDFVQRVSPTTLFPIHDLTISELAYGIYWGHVANFGGVEDARRLGQSDATTA; translated from the coding sequence ATGCAGATCACTCGCTTTGGCCACGCGACCGTGCTCGTCGAGTCCGCGGACGCCCGCATCCTGATCGATCCGGGCGCGTTCAGCCCTGACACGCCCTTCGAGCTCGAGGGGCTCGACGCGATCGTCGTGACTCACCAGCATCTCGACCACATCGACCAGAACCGCGTCCCGGGTCTGATCGAGCGCAACCCCGATGCGCTGCTGCTCTGCGACCCGGAGACCGCCGCGGTGCTGGACTTCGGCGACTGGCGCCAGAACGGCGACGGTGTGCAGACCGAGGTCAAGGGTGTGACGGTCCGCGGTGTCGGCGCCCAGCACGCCGTGATCGTCCCTGAGCTCCCCCGCGTCGCGAACGTCGGCGTGACCGTCAGCGCCCCCGGCGAGCCCACCCTCTTCCATCCCGGCGACACCTATGCGTACGCGCCGGAGGGCGTGGACGTGCTGGCGGTGCCGTTGAGCGCGCCGTGGGCCAAGGTCAGCGAGACCGTCGACTTCGTCCAGCGGGTCTCCCCCACGACCCTCTTCCCGATCCACGACCTCACGATCTCCGAGCTCGCGTACGGGATCTACTGGGGCCACGTGGCGAACTTCGGCGGCGTCGAGGACGCCCGCAGGCTGGGTCAGAGCGATGCGACCACGGCGTGA
- a CDS encoding acyl-CoA desaturase encodes MTTQQDVRPPDRYVSLFGDLMRDVREQGLLERRYLYYWTQIGLAVAAFAGVWVAFFIIGNSWWQLVPAALLGIVVTQFGFLGHDAAHRQIFASPRWNAWSARIFAGAFAGLSFAWWRTKHNLHHKAPNQEGIDPDIAAGVVAFTPAIVAERTGFAGWFARHQGWLFFPLLTLEGLNLHAASVQAARDKTSKQPWRRTELAIVVTRLAAYVAVLLAFLPLGKALAFFAVQMAVFGVCLGASFAPAHKGMPIVPPEMKLDFLRRQVMVSRNVRGNPLTDVAMGGLNYQIEHHLFPSMPRCNLKRARPTVRAYCEREGIDYMEVGLFESYAIVVGYLNNVGLRARDPFDCPLAAQLRG; translated from the coding sequence ATGACCACGCAGCAGGACGTCCGCCCGCCCGACCGTTACGTCAGCCTGTTCGGCGACCTGATGCGCGACGTACGCGAGCAGGGCCTGCTCGAGCGCCGCTACCTCTACTACTGGACCCAGATCGGGCTCGCAGTTGCCGCGTTCGCGGGTGTCTGGGTGGCCTTCTTCATCATCGGCAACTCGTGGTGGCAGCTCGTCCCCGCCGCGCTGCTCGGCATCGTGGTGACCCAGTTCGGGTTCCTCGGCCACGACGCGGCACACCGGCAGATCTTCGCCTCGCCACGGTGGAACGCGTGGTCGGCGAGGATCTTCGCCGGAGCGTTCGCCGGCCTGAGCTTCGCGTGGTGGCGCACCAAGCACAACCTGCACCACAAGGCGCCCAACCAGGAAGGCATCGATCCGGACATCGCCGCCGGCGTCGTCGCGTTCACCCCTGCCATCGTCGCCGAGCGGACGGGCTTCGCGGGGTGGTTCGCCCGCCACCAGGGCTGGCTGTTCTTCCCGCTGCTGACCCTCGAGGGGCTCAACCTCCACGCGGCAAGCGTCCAGGCCGCCCGGGACAAGACCTCGAAACAGCCGTGGCGCCGCACGGAGCTCGCGATCGTCGTGACCCGCCTGGCGGCGTACGTCGCCGTGCTGCTCGCGTTCCTCCCGCTGGGCAAGGCTCTGGCGTTCTTCGCGGTGCAGATGGCGGTGTTCGGCGTGTGCCTCGGCGCGTCGTTCGCGCCCGCCCACAAGGGGATGCCGATCGTCCCTCCGGAGATGAAGCTCGACTTCCTGCGCAGGCAGGTCATGGTGTCACGCAACGTACGCGGCAACCCGCTGACCGATGTCGCGATGGGTGGCCTCAACTACCAGATCGAGCACCACCTGTTCCCGAGCATGCCGCGCTGCAACCTCAAGAGGGCCCGGCCGACCGTGCGCGCGTACTGCGAGCGCGAAGGGATCGACTACATGGAGGTCGGGCTGTTCGAGTCGTACGCGATCGTGGTCGGCTATCTCAACAACGTCGGCCTGCGTGCCCGCGACCCGTTCGACTGTCCGCTGGCCGCTCAGCTGCGTGGCTGA
- a CDS encoding RNA polymerase-binding protein RbpA, with translation MAERALRGARLGTQSFEDERGVEMAPRQQVEYVCPDGHTFTVTMADEAEIPFEWEDPKTGQIGQLANGVKPEGKAEKPIRTHWDMLLERRSEAELEEILTERLELLRGGEIGPPHLHRPAKKSAAKKSTTKKSA, from the coding sequence ATGGCTGAACGTGCATTGCGAGGTGCTCGGCTCGGGACACAGAGCTTCGAGGACGAGCGCGGCGTGGAAATGGCTCCCCGTCAGCAGGTCGAGTACGTATGCCCCGACGGGCACACGTTCACGGTGACGATGGCGGACGAGGCGGAGATCCCGTTCGAGTGGGAAGACCCCAAGACCGGCCAGATCGGTCAGCTCGCCAACGGAGTCAAGCCTGAGGGCAAGGCCGAGAAGCCGATCCGCACACACTGGGACATGCTGCTCGAGCGTCGTTCTGAGGCTGAGCTCGAGGAGATCCTCACGGAGCGGCTGGAGCTGCTGCGTGGTGGCGAGATCGGACCGCCTCACCTTCACCGGCCCGCCAAGAAGAGCGCGGCCAAGAAGAGCACCACGAAGAAGAGCGCCTGA
- a CDS encoding glycerophosphodiester phosphodiesterase — MTGFLDAPPLAFAHRGGAGTAGNVGIENSLAAFAHAYELGYRYLETDVRMSSDGVVYAIHDAALDRLTGSADPVATLTAEALDLQRLDQREPLARLDALFEAFPEARLNIDVKSDDVVEATCAIVESHDAVGRTCLSSFSHARLVRIRRRLPNVATSASRREVAAVKLLPRRLLRPKAVCLQVPAAYRGIRVITPRLVRKAHALGLQVHAWTIDDADEMHALLDLGVDGIITDRTDVLKDVLVARGTWKDPS; from the coding sequence GTGACCGGTTTTCTCGACGCCCCTCCCCTGGCGTTCGCACACCGCGGCGGCGCCGGGACCGCGGGCAACGTGGGCATCGAGAACTCGCTCGCCGCGTTCGCGCACGCGTACGAGCTGGGCTATCGCTATCTCGAGACGGATGTCCGCATGTCGTCCGACGGTGTCGTCTATGCGATCCACGACGCGGCCCTGGACCGGCTCACGGGCAGCGCCGACCCAGTCGCGACGCTCACCGCCGAGGCGCTCGACCTCCAGCGGCTCGACCAGCGTGAGCCGCTCGCGCGTCTCGATGCCCTCTTCGAGGCGTTCCCCGAAGCGCGGCTCAACATCGACGTGAAGTCCGACGACGTGGTGGAGGCGACCTGCGCGATCGTCGAGTCCCACGACGCTGTCGGCCGTACGTGCCTGTCGTCGTTCTCCCACGCTCGCCTGGTGCGCATCCGCCGCCGGCTCCCCAACGTCGCCACCTCCGCGTCGAGGCGCGAGGTCGCCGCCGTCAAGCTCCTGCCGCGCCGGCTGCTCAGACCCAAGGCCGTGTGCCTGCAGGTGCCCGCTGCGTATCGCGGGATCCGGGTCATCACGCCGCGACTCGTGCGCAAGGCGCACGCGCTGGGCCTGCAGGTGCACGCCTGGACGATCGACGACGCCGACGAGATGCACGCCCTGCTCGACCTCGGCGTCGACGGCATCATCACCGACCGCACCGACGTGCTCAAGGACGTACTCGTCGCCCGAGGAACCTGGAAGGACCCGTCATGA
- a CDS encoding LysE family translocator: protein MTVAFLVTSLIVVASPGTGVLYTMAAGLTRGARASLVAAFGCTLGTLPHIVAAITGLAALLHTSAVAFQTLKYAGVAYLLYMAWNTVRDKGALSVEAEHEPKTARQVITSGVLVNILNPKLSIFFVAFLPQFVSSGEPHYLLRMLELSGVFMLITFVVFVAYGVFAAVIRDRVISRPSVLTWMRRTFAGAFIALGAKLAFAER from the coding sequence ATGACCGTCGCCTTCCTCGTCACGTCGCTCATCGTCGTGGCCTCCCCCGGCACCGGCGTGCTCTACACGATGGCGGCCGGCCTCACCCGCGGCGCACGGGCGAGCCTGGTCGCGGCGTTCGGCTGCACGCTCGGGACCCTGCCGCACATCGTCGCCGCGATCACCGGACTGGCGGCGCTCCTGCACACCAGCGCCGTGGCGTTCCAGACCCTGAAGTACGCGGGCGTCGCCTACCTGCTCTACATGGCTTGGAACACCGTGCGCGACAAGGGCGCGCTGAGCGTCGAGGCGGAGCACGAGCCCAAGACGGCTCGGCAGGTCATCACGTCGGGCGTGCTGGTCAACATCCTCAACCCGAAGCTGTCGATCTTCTTCGTCGCGTTCCTGCCGCAGTTCGTGAGCTCAGGCGAGCCGCACTATCTCCTGCGGATGCTCGAGCTGAGCGGGGTCTTCATGCTCATCACGTTCGTCGTCTTCGTCGCGTACGGCGTCTTCGCCGCGGTGATCCGTGATCGGGTGATCTCGCGGCCGTCGGTCCTGACCTGGATGCGGCGTACGTTCGCGGGCGCGTTCATCGCCCTGGGTGCCAAGCTGGCCTTCGCCGAGCGCTGA
- a CDS encoding UDP-N-acetylglucosamine 1-carboxyvinyltransferase, which produces MTVRDDYLSRIGALIRDARQHSGLTQAELATELKTSQSAVNRIEKGQQNLTLDMLARIGSALDSELVTVGTSGPSHLRVAGGTTLSGSIDVKSSKNAGVALLCASLLNAGTTVLRKVARIEEVNRLLEVLTSIGVKATWLNEQNDLELIVPENLNLAAMDAEAARRTRSIIMFLGPLMHRYDDFELPYAGGCDLGTRTVEPHMTALRPFGLKVVATEGSYHATAAKGVGPERPLVLTERGDTVTENALLAAARYDGVTVIRNASPNYMVQDLCFFLVKLGVGIEGIGTTTLRVTGKPVINCDVEYAPSEDPIEAMSLIAAAIVTKSSITVRRVPIEFMEIELALLEEMGFQYDRGEEYPAENGETRLVDITTHPSALHAPIDKIHPMPFPGLNIDNLPFFAVIAATAEGQTMLHDWVYENRAIYLTELNKLGASVKLLDPHRVLIEGPTHWSGTELVCPPALRPAVVILLAMLAAKGTSVLRSVYVINRGYEDLAERLNALGAQIETFRDI; this is translated from the coding sequence ATGACCGTTCGCGACGACTATCTCTCCCGCATCGGGGCACTCATCCGTGACGCACGGCAGCACAGCGGCCTGACGCAGGCTGAACTTGCGACCGAGCTCAAGACGAGCCAGAGTGCCGTGAACCGTATCGAGAAGGGGCAGCAGAACTTGACGCTCGACATGCTGGCCCGCATCGGCAGCGCGCTCGACTCCGAGCTCGTGACGGTCGGCACGTCGGGGCCCAGCCACCTTCGCGTCGCCGGCGGCACCACGCTGTCGGGCTCGATCGACGTCAAGTCCAGCAAGAACGCCGGCGTCGCGCTGCTGTGTGCGTCGCTGCTCAATGCCGGCACCACGGTGCTGCGCAAGGTCGCGCGCATCGAGGAGGTCAATCGCCTGCTCGAGGTGCTGACCTCGATCGGCGTCAAGGCCACCTGGCTCAACGAGCAGAACGACCTCGAGCTCATCGTGCCCGAGAACCTCAACCTCGCCGCGATGGATGCCGAGGCGGCCAGGCGTACGCGCAGCATCATCATGTTCCTCGGCCCGCTGATGCATCGTTACGACGACTTCGAGCTGCCGTACGCCGGTGGCTGCGACCTCGGCACCCGCACGGTCGAGCCGCACATGACGGCCCTGCGACCGTTCGGGCTCAAGGTCGTCGCGACCGAGGGCAGCTATCACGCGACCGCCGCCAAGGGCGTGGGCCCGGAGCGTCCCCTCGTGCTCACCGAGCGTGGCGACACCGTCACCGAGAACGCCCTGCTGGCCGCGGCGCGCTACGACGGCGTGACCGTGATCCGCAACGCGAGCCCCAACTACATGGTCCAGGACCTGTGCTTCTTCCTGGTCAAGCTCGGTGTCGGCATCGAGGGCATCGGCACGACGACCCTGCGGGTCACCGGCAAGCCGGTCATCAACTGCGACGTCGAGTACGCCCCCAGCGAGGACCCGATCGAGGCCATGAGCCTCATCGCAGCGGCCATCGTCACCAAGTCGAGCATCACGGTGCGGCGCGTGCCGATCGAGTTCATGGAGATCGAGCTCGCACTGCTCGAGGAGATGGGCTTCCAGTACGACCGCGGTGAGGAGTATCCCGCCGAGAACGGTGAGACCCGCCTCGTCGACATCACGACGCACCCGTCGGCGTTGCACGCACCGATCGACAAGATCCACCCGATGCCGTTCCCCGGCCTCAACATCGACAACCTGCCGTTCTTCGCGGTCATCGCGGCAACGGCCGAGGGTCAGACGATGCTGCACGACTGGGTCTACGAGAACCGCGCGATCTACCTCACCGAGCTCAACAAGCTCGGTGCCTCGGTCAAGCTGCTCGACCCGCACCGCGTGCTGATCGAAGGGCCGACGCACTGGAGCGGCACCGAGCTGGTCTGCCCTCCGGCGCTGCGGCCCGCCGTGGTGATCCTGCTGGCGATGCTCGCCGCCAAGGGCACCTCGGTGCTGCGCAGCGTCTACGTCATCAACCGCGGCTACGAGGACCTCGCGGAGCGCCTCAACGCCCTGGGCGCCCAGATCGAGACCTTCCGGGACATTTAG
- a CDS encoding carboxymuconolactone decarboxylase family protein, which yields MQARMDNPAIAIPGAMEALHGLTKAVLATGISPTTLEYVNLRASQINGCSVCLQMHARDLRKAGESDEKIDTVAGWRDAPYFDDAERAALGLAEAVTRLSDQADAVPDDVYDEAAAHFDEQQLGALILSIAAINVWNRVNVSTRQVAGAWG from the coding sequence ATGCAGGCACGTATGGACAACCCCGCGATCGCGATCCCCGGCGCGATGGAGGCGCTTCACGGGCTCACCAAGGCCGTGCTCGCGACCGGCATCTCACCGACCACGCTCGAGTACGTCAACCTGCGCGCGAGCCAGATCAACGGATGCAGCGTCTGCCTCCAGATGCACGCCCGTGACCTGCGCAAGGCGGGGGAGAGCGACGAGAAGATCGACACCGTTGCGGGCTGGCGCGACGCACCGTACTTCGACGACGCCGAGCGGGCCGCCCTCGGGCTGGCCGAGGCCGTCACGCGCCTCAGCGACCAGGCGGACGCGGTGCCGGACGACGTGTACGACGAGGCGGCGGCGCACTTCGACGAGCAGCAGCTCGGCGCCCTGATCCTGTCGATCGCGGCGATCAACGTGTGGAACCGGGTCAACGTCTCGACGCGTCAGGTCGCCGGCGCCTGGGGCTGA